From Stigmatopora argus isolate UIUO_Sarg chromosome 14, RoL_Sarg_1.0, whole genome shotgun sequence, the proteins below share one genomic window:
- the LOC144088617 gene encoding migration and invasion enhancer 1-like, which yields MGVVTIRVEYCGNUGYEPRYQELSRVVKGEFPDADVSGFVGRRASFEIEINGQLIFSKMELGGFPYEDDVMDSIQKAYDGKPLMKITKSRSPCVIM from the exons ATGGGTGTGGTGACAATACGAGTGGAATACTG CGGCAACTGAGGCTACGAACCCCGCTATCAGGAGCTCTCCCGAGTCGTAAAGGGCGAGTTTCCTGATGCGGATGTGTCGGGTTTCGTGGGCCGCAGAG CCAGCTTTGAGATTGAAATCAACGGGCAACTGATTTTCTCCAAGATGGAACTCGGGGGATTCCCGTATGAGGATGAT gtgaTGGACAGCATCCAGAAAGCTTACGATGGAAAACCTCTGATGAAAATCACCAAGAGCCGTTCACCGTGCGTCATCATGTAA
- the slc4a1a gene encoding solute carrier family 4 member 1a (Diego blood group) — protein sequence MDNSFTCDEINDISYEDHDSAIHPSPRRMRTSADCGDMCDVENEKNFKGTPSEAYIIPSGSDAFLNLNTNATTRGDAQAYVELNELSGNTWQETGRWVGFEENFNARTGKWGPSHMSYLTFKSLIQLRKTISTGAVIFDLNASSLSSVVENVVDALVNKNEIRASDRDALLRALLMRRSQSDRPMVTPSGDIEMQTFSVSNKRDNSNNMEASIVLSGALDLLEKPVVAFVRLGDSVVMDSTLESPVPVRFVFILVGPSQSGMDYSESGRAMGALMADWVFCLEAFLAQTDQDLTNAIADFMDCSIVIPPTEIQDLGMLEPIIKFQKKMLQDRLRPTDNRLVFGDRVKVAKAPEAPREDPLARTGYPFGGMVKDIKRRYRHYISDYTDGLNPQVMAAVIFIYFAALSPAITFGGLLADKTERMMGVSELMISTSIQGVIFCIIAAQPVLVLGFSGPLLLFEEAFYSFCKSQEIEFIVGRIWVGMWLVIIVVIIVAVEGSFLVRFISRFTQEIFSILISLIFIYETFSKLFKIFKAHPLNMDCKTLNDTLDNPLTSLLNNTSNRTIIGHNQPKGYPNTALLSFCLMMGCFFIAYFLRMFKNGTYLPGWLRRLIGDFGVPIAIFLMVAVDMSAKDTYTQKLVVPKGVQVTNPDARGWFINPMGEKKPFPVWMMAASCVPAVLVFILIFLESQITTLIVSKPERKMIKGSGFHFDLLLLVVMGGISSIFGVPWLSAATVRSVTHANALTVMSKGPKPEIEKVVEQRISGILVAMLVGVSIYMEPILKMIPMTALFGIFLYMGVTSLSGIQMWDRMLLLITPKKYHPSDAYATRVSTMRMHLFTLIQLVCLGVLWVVKMSPFSLALPFVLLLTVPLRMVMTGTLFSSLEMKCLDADDAKVKIEEDIGEDVYNESPLP from the exons ATGGACAACAGCTTCACTTGTGACGAG ATCAATGACATATCATATGAAGACCATGATTCCGCCATCCACCCCTCCCCACGGCGAAT GAGGACTTCGGCGGACTGTGGGGATATGTGTGATGTGGAAAATGAGAAGAACTTCAAGGGGACACCATCGGAAGCATACATCATTCCCAGTGGTTCAGATG CCTTCCTTAACCTGAACACCAATGCCACCACCAGAGGAGACGCTCAG GCATATGTGGAACTGAACGAGCTATCGGGAAACACATGGCAGGAAACAGGCCGCTGGGTGGGCTTTGAGGAGAACTTCAATGCCCGTACTGGGAAATGGGGTCCTTCCCACATGTCCTACCTGACCTTCAAGAGTCTCATCCAACTACGCAAGACCATAAGCACAG GTGCTGTCATCTTTGACCTGAATGCCAGCAGTTTGTCATCAGTGGTTGAAAATGTGGTGGACGCACTTGTCAACAAGAATGAGATCCGAGCAAGCGATCGGGACGCTTTGCTGAGAGCGCTCCTCATGCGCCGCAG CCAATCTGACAGACCCATGGTCACACCTTCTGGGGACATTGAGAtgcagacattttcagtttccaACAAG AGGGACAATTCTAACAACATGGAAGCCTCCATTGTCCTCTCAG GTGCCCTGGATCTACTGGAGAAACCAGTGGTGGCCTTCGTACGCCTGGGAGACTCGGTGGTGATGGATTCTACACTTGAAAGTCCCGTCCCCGTACGCTTCGTTTTCATCCTAGTAGGCCCCAGCCAGAGTGGCATGGACTACAGCGAGAGCGGTCGTGCAATGGGTGCTCTGATGGCTGACTGG GTGTTCTGCCTGGAGGCTTTCCTGGCGCAGACCGACCAGGATCTGACCAACGCCATTGCTGACTTCATGGACTGCAGCATTGTCATCCCGCCTACGGAGATCCAAGAcctggggatgctggagcccatcaTCAAGTTTCAGAAGAAAATGCTGCAGGACAGACTCCGCCCCACCGACAACCGTCTGGTCTTTGGTGACAGGGTGAAAG TTGCAAAAGCCCCAGAGGCACCCAGAGAAGACCCCCTGGCCCGTACGGGGTATCCTTTTGGTGGGATGGTTAAAGACATCAAGCGCCGGTATCGCCACTACATCAGCGACTACACAGATGGCCTCAATCCTCAAGTCATGGCTGCCGTTATCTTCATCTACTTTGCCGCCCTGTCGCCAGCCATCACCTTTGGCGGGCTATTAG CTGATAAAACAGAGAGGATGATGGGTGTGTCAGAGCTAATGATCTCCACTAGCATCCAAGGTGTCATCTTTTGCATCATTGCCGCACAGCCTGTCCTGGTCCTTGGTTTTTCCGGACCACTGCTGCTCTTTGAGGAGGCTTTTTACAGT TTCTGCAAATCCCAGGAAATCGAGTTCATTGTGGGTCGAATCTGGGTGGGCATGTGGCTCGTCATTATTGTAGTGATCATTGTGGCAGTGGAGGGCAGCTTCCTGGTTCGCTTCATTTCCCGCTTCACCCAGGAAATCTTCTCTATCCTCATCTCCCTCATCTTCATCTACGAGACCTTCAGTAAACTCTTTAAG ATCTTCAAGGCCCACCCTTTGAATATGGACTGCAAAACTCTGAACGATACCCTGGACAACCCCCTCACCAGCCTCCTCAACAACACTTCCAACCGCACCATAATCGGTCACAACCAGCCAAAGGGTTACCCTAACACCGCGCTGCTCTCCTTTTGTCTTATGATGGGCTGCTTTTTCATCGCATACTTTTTGCGCATGTTCAAGAATGGGACGTATCTGCCCGGTTGG CTCCGACGCTTGATTGGAGATTTCGGGGTCCCCATTGCTATTTTCCTCATGGTTGCTGTGGATATGAGTGCTAAGGATACTTACACTCAG AAACTGGTCGTGCCAAAAGGTGTCCAGGTGACCAACCCCGATGCTCGCGGTTGGTTCATTAACCCAATGGGAGAGAAGAAGCCGTTCCCAGTTTGGATGATGGCCGCCTCCTGCGTCCCAGCAGTGCTTgtcttcatcctcatcttccTGGAGTCTCAAATTACCAC GTTGATTGTTAGCAAACCAGAGAGGAAGATGATCAAAGGCTCTGGTTTCCATTTTGACCTGCTTCTGCTTGTCGTGATGGGTGGCATCTCCTCCATATTTGGAGTTCCTTGGCTGAGTGCCGCCACAGTGCGCTCTGTCACGCATGCCAATGCTCTCACTGTCATGTCCAAGGGCCCCAAACCAGAGATTGAAAAGGTGGTGGAGCAACGTATCAGTGGCATTCTGGTTGCCATGTTGGTTG GTGTCTCTATTTACATGGAACCCATTCTGAAGATGATCCCAATGACAGCTCTTTTTGGAATCTTCCTTTACATGGGTGTCACATCCCTGAGCGGAATCCAAATGTGGGATCGAATGCTTCTGTTGATCACCCCTAAGAAATACCACCCATCTGACGCCTATGCTACCCGG GTCTCAACAATGCGGATGCATCTTTTCACGCTGATCCAGCTGGTGTGTCTGGGTGTGCTATGGGTAGTGAAAATGAGCCCCTTCTCCCTGGCACTACCATTTGTCCTTTTGCTCACCGTGCCGCTGCGCATGGTTATGACTGGCACACTATTCTCAAGCCTGGAAATGAAATGC CTGGATGCGGACGATGCCAAGGTGAAGATTGAAGAGGACATTGGAGAGGATGTGTACAACGAGTCTCCTCTTCCATGA